Sequence from the Candidatus Eisenbacteria bacterium genome:
GATCTCCGCGGTGATCGGCTCCAGGTCGTAGCCGCCGGCCTGCTGGAAGTAGGTGAACTGCGTGATCTCCTGCCCGTCGAGCCAGACCTCCCACCCGAGTCCCCACGCACCCAGGGTCGGAGACTCCCAGTCGTCCTCCACGAAGCGGACGTCGTGCTTCTGAAGATCGATCCCGATGTGACGGAGACTGTCCAGGTAGACGTCCAGCACGTCTTCGGGCGAGGGCTTGAGGACGACCTGGTATTGATAGAAGAGCTGGAGGCGATTCGGATTCTTCCCGTACCGTCCGTCCTTCGGCCTGCGGGACGGCTCGACGTACGCGGCCTTCCAGGGCTCCGGTCCCAGCACGCGGAAGAACGTCGCCGGATTGAACGTGCCGGCGCCGACCTCGCTGCTGTAGGGCTGGAGGAGCGCGCAGCCCCGATCCGACCAGAACTGCTCGAGCCGGAGCAGGGTCTCCTGGAATGTCCGCGGGGGCTCGGCTTTCTTCAACGCGCTCACCGTGGGCTCCTCGCATAGCTTTCGATCCGCTCGCCGACGCGGGACGAGCGGAGACCCTCGAAGCGCTCTAAGTGCGCCGAGAGAAACCGCTCGACCGCGCGCGACACCTCGGGGCCGGGATAGCGCTCCATGACCCACGACTCCATCGAGGCGGGCGTGTGGTCTCCCAGCGCGAGCAGGGTCTTCCGCGCCCGCTCCGAGATCCGGAAGGCGCTGCCGTCGCCACCGCAGGGCGCGCCGCAGAGGAGCCCTCCGCGAAGGGGATGGAAGAGCCCGCCGCGCTCGAGCGGGGAGCGGCACTCCAGGCACGAGGTCAGCTCCGGCGCCAGGCCGAGGAATTTCAGGGCCTGGATCTCGAATCCGCGCAGGATCGCCTCGAGGGCCGGGTGCGAGGCCGTGCTCATGGAAGCGAGGCTCTGGGTCGCCAGGTCGAGGAGCTCGGCGTCGCCCGCCTCCCCGTACGCCGCGCGGTCGAGGAACTCGAGCACCGCGCCAGCGCGGGCGAACCGGTCGGGATCCTCCCAGAGCGAAGGCCAGTACGCGACGATGTCCGCCTTGGAGAGCAGCTGGAGGTCGCGCGCGAACTTCCGGTAGATGACCGCGTTCACCCGAACGCCCGGCTCGAGCGAAGCCCCGAACCGGCTCTTCGGACCGCGCGCGCCCTTGGCGACGCACCGGAGGAGGCCGTGGTCCGCGGTGAAGAGGTGGACGATCAGGCTCGTCTCGCCGAGGCGGTAGGAGCGGAGCACGAGCGCGTCGGTCTGCACGATCGCCACGGCTATGTCGCTCCCATCTCGTTTGGAGCCGGCTCCTGGCTCGAAAGGACGGGACCCGCCGGCACGACGACGCCTCCCGAGAGGATCATCTTGACCGCCTGCTCCACGCGGAGCGTGGTCGGAATCACCTGTTCGAGCGGGTAATAGACGAGGTGCCCCGTGGTCGGATTGGGAGGGGTCGGGATGAAGACGCCTTCCAAAGCCGTCCCCACCGCATCGTCCACCGAGCGCGGTGGCGGCGTGGTGACGAGCCCGATCGAGTAGACGCCGGGACCAGGGAACGGGACCAGCACGACGCGCTGGAACACGCCCTTCTTGTCGCTCAGGAGCGCCTCCCCCATTTCCTTGAGGGTCAGGTAGACGCCGCGAAGGAACGGAACCCGGAGAATCAGGCCCTCGAAGACGCCCCCGAGGGAGCGGCCGAGGATGTTGTTCGCGAGCGCGCCGGTGAGCGTGATGATCAGGATGACGGTGACGAATCCGATGCCCGGCACGCCGCCCGGGCGGATGTATCCCCCGCGCAGCGTCGCGCCCGTGAGGTGGTCCAAGAAGACGAAGAGCTTCCAGATGATGTAGCCCGTGATCACGACGGGCGCGAGGACCAGAAGGCCCGTCAGAAAGTAGGTCCGCAATCGTTTCAACATCTTGCCATCCTACCACTTCGCCCCGAGACCCATCCACGGGGAACTGCCCTTTAGAGCCTCTCCGAAGCCATCGCGGCGACGGTGCCGCCGAGCGCTCGGAGGAGGCGCGCCTCGAGGGCGGCCATGCGGCGCCGTTCCGCCGGCGTCCTGTGATCGTGCCCGAGAAGATGGAGGAGGCCGTGGACCACGAGGTGCGCGACCTCGCGCGGATAGGCCCTTCGGGCGGCGCGTGCCTGCGCTCGCGCGGTCTCGAGCGAGATGTAGATCTCGCCGAGGAAGATCGGGCGGGAGGGATCGGCGATCGATTCCGGATTCGCGAGCGGGAACGAGAGGACGTCTGTCGCCTGATCGGACTCGCGGTAGTCCAGGTTCAGCCGGCGGATCATGGCGTCGTCCGTCAGGACGATCGATGCGGTCGCGAGGGGACGTCCGAGGCGCTCGAGCGCGCCGCGGACCAGGGACTTAAGAATGATCGATCTTAAGCCGGGATTTCTCTCCGTGGACGCGACGCTGATCGGCGCGACCGGGGCGTTCCGCTGCGGGCGCGCCCGGGTAGTCGACCCGCGCGTGGAAGAGCGCCGTGAGGATCGGGATGAAGCTTTCGCGGACCTTCGCGAGGTCTTCGAACGTAAGCGGGCTCTCATCGAGCTGACCGTCCTTCACTCGGGCGTCGAGGATCCGGGTCACCACTCCGCGGATGCGGCTGGGCGTCGGCTCCGAGAGGGAGCGCGCCGCCGCCTCCACCGCGTCGGCTAGCATCAGCACCGCGGTCTCCTTCGATCGCGGCTTCGGCCCAGGATAGCGGAAGTCCCGCTCCTCGGTGGTCGGGTCGGCCTCCCGCGCCTTGTGGTAGAAGAAGCTCATCAGGGTGGTCCCGTGGTGCTCGAGGATCGCGTCCACGATCGACAGCGGGAGCCGTTCCTTGCGCGCGATCTCCGCCCCTTCCCGCACGTGCGCCTCGATGATGAGGGAGCTCATCGTCGGCGAGAGCTTCTCGTGCCGGCTTCGGGCGCTCGATTGATTTTCCACATAGTACTCGGCCTTTTCGATTTTGCCGATGTCGTGGTAGTAGGCGCCGATCCGCCCCAAAAGCGGGTTCCCCCCGATCGCGCTGGCCCCCGCTTCGGCCAGGCTCCCCACCACGAGGCTGTGGTGGTAGGTCCCGGGCGCCTCGAGCATCAGCCTCTTGAGAATCGGACGATTGAGGTCGGCCAGCTCGAGCAGCGTGATGTCGGTCGTGACCGAGAACACCGTCTCCAAGATAGGCAGGAGGAGCGTCACGGTCAGCACCGAGGCGAAGCCCGCAGCAACGCCCCAGAGGGCACGCCGGAGCAGGATGCTCCCCAGCGCTCCGTCCACGAGGCCCATGGCCACGATCGCGAGGGCGTAGGCGAGCCCGATAAGGATCATGGGACGGTAGAAGTCGCGCCGGCGCCGTACCCCGGTTGCCGTCGCGATGGCCGCGATTCCCGCGAGCGCGCTCCCGGTCATGAACGGAAGGCCGAGACCGAAGACGACGCACGTCAGGAGCGACGCCACCAGAGTGGCCGCGAACGCGAGGGCCTGCCCGAACAGGAGCGCGCAGGTGAGCGAGAGCACGGTCACGGGGATCAGCATCTCGTAGCCGCGGAATTGATTCACGACGACCCATCCGACTCCCATCACGGAGGCGGTCAGAAACGCGAGCAGCAGAAGGAGGTTCGGCTCCCGGTACACCGTCGCGTGGTTGATTTTCAGATAACCGACGAATCCGAGGATCAGGAAGGTGATCAACGTGAGGCGTCCCAGGAGCGGCAGCATGTCCTGGCGCCACGCGGTCGAGATCCGCGTGCGGGCGTTCCACGCCCGAAGCGATTCGAGTCTCCGGATATGCTCGGCGGTCGCGATCTCGTGGCTCCCGATGATCTTCTCGTCCCTGCGGACGAGCCCGTCGTAGGGATCGACCTCGTCGCGCGCGGCCGCGCGGAGCCCCTCCGTCGTCGACGCCTCGAACCGAAGGCTCGGAGAGACGACCGCGGAGATCAATTCCTGGAGCGCCTGCGTGGCCTCGGGTCGGACCGGGAACGCGCGCTGCCCCTCCTCCCAGGCCATCTCCCGGAGCGAAGCGCGGTCGTGGAGGGCTCCCCACGGGACGCGAACGCGGATCCCGTCCCGCTCGACCGAGGGACCGACCGCGTCGGTCTCGAGGCGCGCGCTCTCGATCTCGGGGAGTAGGCCCGCCGTGTAGGCCTGCTCCGCGATTCGCCGCGCGAGCACGATGAGGCGCCTGCCTTCCGGTCCGGCGAGGATGCGAATCGTTTCCGTGGAGATGCCGAGCGACCGGAGCCGCGCGCCGAGCCGGCTTCCGGCGCCCAAGCCGGCCCCCTCCGCGCCGGCGAGGGAGTCGAGCAGCGCGTGAACGCGCGGGGCGATCGCGGGGTCCACCGAATAGACGGGGGCCACGCGGCGAGCCGCGGTCGCCTGCTCCCCGCGCAGGCGGTCCTTATCTTTGAGTACGTAGAACTGGAAGGGCGCGATGATGTCCCGCCGCGAGGGGAATCCCTCCCGGAGGGTCGTCACCTCGAAGGACGGCTCGCGCGGGAAGAGGAGACAGGCAAAGAGGAGGAAGGCGACGAGCAGCGCCGCGCGCCGGGTCCGCCAGCCGAAGAGGCGCCTCAGGCGCGCCGATCCGCCGCTCTTGTCGCGCCGGCGCGATTCCAGGACTTTCAGGGGTTCAGCGGCCATCTCTTCCCCGGGAGCCGTCGTGGTTCGACTTCCCATGCTCTTCGAACGCGCGGATGATCTCCCGGACCAGGTGGTGCCGCACCACGTCGCGCTCGTTCAGGTAGACGAAGGAGAGATCCGGAACGCCCTTCAAGATGGCTTGGATCTCCACGAGGCCCGAGGCGTGCTGCGCCCCGAGGTCGATCTGCGTGATGTCGCCGGTGATGACCGCCTTCGAGCCGTAGCCCAGACGCGTCAGGAACATCTTCATTTGTCCGACGGTCGTGTTCTGGGCCTCGTCCAGAATGACGAACGCGCTGTTCAGGGTCCGTCCGCGCATGTAGGCAAGCGGAGCCACCTCGATCACGCCGAGCTCGAGGAAGCGCCGGATCTTCTCGTACGAGAGGAGATCGTTGAGCGCGTCGTAGAGCGGACGCAGATAGGGATCGACCTTGTCCTTCATGTCCCCCGGCAGGAAGCCGAGATTCTCCCCCGCCTCGACCGCGGGCCGGACAAGCAGGATCCGCTCGACCTGGCGCGACTTCAGGGCGTGAACGGCCGCGGCGACGGCGAGGTAGGTTTTTCCGGTTCCGGCCGGCCCGATCGAGAACACGATGTCGTGCTTCTGGAGCGCCGCCACGTAGCGCGCCTGCCCCAGCGTCTTGACCCGGATCGTCCGCTTGTCGAAGGAGAACAGGACCGGCCGGTCGTAGAGCTGCATCGACGCGTTCCGATCGGTGGGATCGGTGTTCCCGATGAAATTATGTACGTCGTGCTCCTCGAGCACGGCGCCGCGGCGCACGAGATCGGCGAGGGCGCCCAGGATCGAGCTCACCTCATCGACGGGCGCGGGCTCGCCGCGCACCGCGATCTTTCCGTCGCGGTAGGTGAGCTGGACCGGATAGCTGCGCTCCACCAATCGCAGGTTGGCGTCGTTTCTCCCGAAAAGGGAGAGCGGGTCGAGATCTTCAACGGCTACGGTGCGTGTCGTTTCGCCCGGCTGGGTGCTCATCGCGGTATTTCGATCTCCTGTCCTGGATAGATGCGATCGGGGTTCTGGATCCGGTCGCGGTTCGCTTCGTAAATTCGTTGCCACTCCGCGGAGCGCCCCAAAACGTCGGCGCGGCCGCTGATCCGCCAAAGGGAATCGCCTTGCTTCACGACATACGTACCGGCCCGCGGGGCCGCGGGGCTCTGCTTTTCGGCGGGCGCGCCGCCGTTCCGCGTCCGCTCCGCGGCCAGGCTATCCTCGAGACGCGCGGCGAAAGCGCGGAGCGATTCGACCTCCGCTCCCCTGGAGGCGGCCCTTCGCGTGATCGCCGCCAACGCCTCCTGGGCATCGGCGACCTGCCCGCGGTAGTTCTCGCGCTGCTCCGCGAGCTCGCCGCAGTATTCCTCGCGCTGCTCCTTGCTCAACTTCTTGTACTCCTTCTCCGAATAGTAGTCCCCCAAGGACGCGTCCGCGACGCGCAGCACCGGCTTCCCGCACCCGGCCCCCATGACCCAGAGCGCCGCCGCGCAGGCGGCCGTCGCGAGCTTCAACGGCGCTTCGCGCGGGCGATCGAGTCGAGCGCCGCCTGGGCCGCGGTGATCCGCCGCCCAACCTCCTCGCGCTGGCCCGACAGCGCCCGCTCCTCGCGCGTCGCCCGCGTCAGATCCTGCTCCAGCCGCTCGCTCTCGCTGCGAAGCCGGTCCAGCTCCGTCGTGGGGGTCGGGCAGGGCGCCGTGGCGCCGCCGCAGCCGGCAGCGGAAATGATCAGGATCAGGAGGGCCCGGCCCGGCCAGAATCGTACCGGCTGACAAGCGCCCGGCCGCCTCATCCGGCCCGGGTTGACGGCCCTGGACCGGGGGGAGCATTTCGGCGTTAAGTTATCTATTTCTCGCAATTTAACTGGCTCTGCGATCCACCAAAGGGGTCCCCCGCCACAGGCTGACCGTAGGCATTGGGGCGGACGAAGTCAATAGCGGCCCCCAGGGCGCTTTCATCGCAATGCAGGAAGGGTACCATCGGGGCGCGCGGGGCGGTGGGACCGGCCGGGCGGCCCCGGCCGAACAGGATCAGGGGCTCCCGAGAATCTTGAGGTGCAGCTCCTTGAGGTCGGCCGGATCGATCGGCGCGGGGGCGTCGTCCATCAGTGAGGTCGCGCGCGCGGTTTTCGGGAACGCGATCGCGTCGCGGATCGAGTCGCCGCCGTGGAAGAGGACGACGAGGCGGTCGAGGCCGAGCGCGATGCCGCCGTGCGGCGGGGCGCCGTACTCGAACGCCTCGAGCAGGAAGCCGAATTTCTCCTTCGCCTCCTCCGGGGTCATGCCGATCACCTCCATGACCTTCTCCTGGATGTCCTTCCGGTGGATTCGAATGCTCCCGCTCGCCAGCTCCTGCCCGTTCGCGGCCAGGTCGTAGAGCTGCGCGTGTACGCGCCCCGGATCGGTCGTCAGGTGCGCCAGGTGCTCGTCGAGCGGCATCGTGAAGATGTGATGGGCCGGCGCCCACGCGTTCCGCTCCTCGAGCCTCTCGAAGAGCGGGAACTGGTGCACCCACACAAAGCGGTAATCCTTGGGATCGAGCTTGCCGTGCGAGCCTCCGATCTGGACGCGCAGGTGCCCGAGCGCGCGCTGAACCACGGCCCTGGGCCCTGAAGCGAGGAGGAGGAGCGCGCCCTCCTCGGCGCCGGCCGCCTTGATGAGCCTTCCCACGAGATCTCCCGAGAAGTGCTTCGCGATCCCGCCGTCGAGCGCGCCCCCTTTGACGCGGGCCCATGCGAGGCCCGCGACGCCCATCTGCTTCGCCGCCGCTTCCCACGCGTCGATCTCCCGCCGCGACGCGCCCGCCAAGCCGCGGGGCGCGAGGGCGCCCGTCATCGATCCCGGTGCGGCCGCCTTCGCTTCACGGAACTTCTCGAACGCGCTCTCGCCGGCGACCTCGGTCACGTCCTCGATCTCGAACGGGATGCGGAGATCGGGCTTGTCGCTGCCGA
This genomic interval carries:
- the aspS gene encoding aspartate--tRNA ligase, with amino-acid sequence MIEPLKGRKRSHRCGDLRPEHAGMKARLMGWAQRTRDHGGVLFLDLRDRYGITQVVFRPEQLDNEMMERARSIGSEYVVLVEGKVLRRPKGSENPEIPTGGVELEAESLSILNTSRTPPFPLDETVTASEDLRLRYRYLDLRREPLQTSLAFRHAMTRSVREFLSDHDFLEIETPMLVRPTPEGARDYVVPARLHSGKFYALPQSPQLYKQILMVSGFDRYFQIARCLRDEDLRADRQPEFTQIDLEMTFVTEDDVFEVVEGMLASVFRRDLGRELKIPFTRLTYRDSMERFGSDKPDLRIPFEIEDVTEVAGESAFEKFREAKAAAPGSMTGALAPRGLAGASRREIDAWEAAAKQMGVAGLAWARVKGGALDGGIAKHFSGDLVGRLIKAAGAEEGALLLLASGPRAVVQRALGHLRVQIGGSHGKLDPKDYRFVWVHQFPLFERLEERNAWAPAHHIFTMPLDEHLAHLTTDPGRVHAQLYDLAANGQELASGSIRIHRKDIQEKVMEVIGMTPEEAKEKFGFLLEAFEYGAPPHGGIALGLDRLVVLFHGGDSIRDAIAFPKTARATSLMDDAPAPIDPADLKELHLKILGSP
- the ybeY gene encoding rRNA maturation RNase YbeY, encoding MRARLRSKTSRRSAKASSRSSRRSSTRGSTTRARPQRNAPVAPISVASTERNPGLRSIILKSLVRGALERLGRPLATASIVLTDDAMIRRLNLDYRESDQATDVLSFPLANPESIADPSRPIFLGEIYISLETARAQARAARRAYPREVAHLVVHGLLHLLGHDHRTPAERRRMAALEARLLRALGGTVAAMASERL
- a CDS encoding LysM peptidoglycan-binding domain-containing protein gives rise to the protein MLPPVQGRQPGPDEAAGRLSAGTILAGPGPPDPDHFRCRLRRRHGALPDPHDGAGPASQRERAAGAGSDAGDARGAGAVGPARGGWAADHRGPGGARLDRPREAPLKLATAACAAALWVMGAGCGKPVLRVADASLGDYYSEKEYKKLSKEQREEYCGELAEQRENYRGQVADAQEALAAITRRAASRGAEVESLRAFAARLEDSLAAERTRNGGAPAEKQSPAAPRAGTYVVKQGDSLWRISGRADVLGRSAEWQRIYEANRDRIQNPDRIYPGQEIEIPR
- a CDS encoding PhoH family protein — its product is MSTQPGETTRTVAVEDLDPLSLFGRNDANLRLVERSYPVQLTYRDGKIAVRGEPAPVDEVSSILGALADLVRRGAVLEEHDVHNFIGNTDPTDRNASMQLYDRPVLFSFDKRTIRVKTLGQARYVAALQKHDIVFSIGPAGTGKTYLAVAAAVHALKSRQVERILLVRPAVEAGENLGFLPGDMKDKVDPYLRPLYDALNDLLSYEKIRRFLELGVIEVAPLAYMRGRTLNSAFVILDEAQNTTVGQMKMFLTRLGYGSKAVITGDITQIDLGAQHASGLVEIQAILKGVPDLSFVYLNERDVVRHHLVREIIRAFEEHGKSNHDGSRGRDGR
- a CDS encoding glycine--tRNA ligase subunit alpha codes for the protein MKKAEPPRTFQETLLRLEQFWSDRGCALLQPYSSEVGAGTFNPATFFRVLGPEPWKAAYVEPSRRPKDGRYGKNPNRLQLFYQYQVVLKPSPEDVLDVYLDSLRHIGIDLQKHDVRFVEDDWESPTLGAWGLGWEVWLDGQEITQFTYFQQAGGYDLEPITAEITYGIERIACYLQGVDRIMDLQWSKDHKWEDLFMQSEVEWCAYNFEHSDPALLFDLFEKFEREAYRLLKVGLVLPGYDHVIKCSHVFNLLDARGAISVTERVGMIARVRKMARAAAGAYLKQREALGYPLLRDSERAGEVAVAARA
- a CDS encoding HDIG domain-containing protein, with amino-acid sequence MGSRTTTAPGEEMAAEPLKVLESRRRDKSGGSARLRRLFGWRTRRAALLVAFLLFACLLFPREPSFEVTTLREGFPSRRDIIAPFQFYVLKDKDRLRGEQATAARRVAPVYSVDPAIAPRVHALLDSLAGAEGAGLGAGSRLGARLRSLGISTETIRILAGPEGRRLIVLARRIAEQAYTAGLLPEIESARLETDAVGPSVERDGIRVRVPWGALHDRASLREMAWEEGQRAFPVRPEATQALQELISAVVSPSLRFEASTTEGLRAAARDEVDPYDGLVRRDEKIIGSHEIATAEHIRRLESLRAWNARTRISTAWRQDMLPLLGRLTLITFLILGFVGYLKINHATVYREPNLLLLLAFLTASVMGVGWVVVNQFRGYEMLIPVTVLSLTCALLFGQALAFAATLVASLLTCVVFGLGLPFMTGSALAGIAAIATATGVRRRRDFYRPMILIGLAYALAIVAMGLVDGALGSILLRRALWGVAAGFASVLTVTLLLPILETVFSVTTDITLLELADLNRPILKRLMLEAPGTYHHSLVVGSLAEAGASAIGGNPLLGRIGAYYHDIGKIEKAEYYVENQSSARSRHEKLSPTMSSLIIEAHVREGAEIARKERLPLSIVDAILEHHGTTLMSFFYHKAREADPTTEERDFRYPGPKPRSKETAVLMLADAVEAAARSLSEPTPSRIRGVVTRILDARVKDGQLDESPLTFEDLAKVRESFIPILTALFHARVDYPGAPAAERPGRADQRRVHGEKSRLKIDHS
- a CDS encoding DUF502 domain-containing protein, coding for MLKRLRTYFLTGLLVLAPVVITGYIIWKLFVFLDHLTGATLRGGYIRPGGVPGIGFVTVILIITLTGALANNILGRSLGGVFEGLILRVPFLRGVYLTLKEMGEALLSDKKGVFQRVVLVPFPGPGVYSIGLVTTPPPRSVDDAVGTALEGVFIPTPPNPTTGHLVYYPLEQVIPTTLRVEQAVKMILSGGVVVPAGPVLSSQEPAPNEMGAT
- the recO gene encoding DNA repair protein RecO, yielding MAVAIVQTDALVLRSYRLGETSLIVHLFTADHGLLRCVAKGARGPKSRFGASLEPGVRVNAVIYRKFARDLQLLSKADIVAYWPSLWEDPDRFARAGAVLEFLDRAAYGEAGDAELLDLATQSLASMSTASHPALEAILRGFEIQALKFLGLAPELTSCLECRSPLERGGLFHPLRGGLLCGAPCGGDGSAFRISERARKTLLALGDHTPASMESWVMERYPGPEVSRAVERFLSAHLERFEGLRSSRVGERIESYARSPR